In Archangium violaceum, the following are encoded in one genomic region:
- the gspE gene encoding type II secretion system ATPase GspE codes for MSLLADAPLAKPADTATQVVAHGPAYLCGRPLGEILRHTCGLSEEKLQEALQLQAEKGGRLGEILVGIKALGEEDVAKALGLQLDLPYLARIFLEEVDAELIKRVPINFAKQARILPLSVDGDAVALAVADPLDTTVLDHARMLLGQNVHPRIALASTIVDAINSVYDRATNEAEQLVDELEATDLDSLAHELDEPKDILDAESDEAPIIRLVNSVLFRAAKERASDIHIEPMERELMVRFRVDGVLQEIIKPPKRYQSAIVSRVKVMGQLNIAEKRLPQDGRIRIKLAGRDIDIRLSTIPTTFGERIVMRLLDKNTTLLDLTELGMAAHTLEGMEHVIRRPHGIVLVTGPTGSGKTTTLYGALSRINTPDLNILTVEDPVEYQLKGIGQMAISPKIGLTFAQGLRSFLRQDPDVIMVGEIRDKETAEIAIQASLTGHLVFSTVHTNDAASAVTRLVDMGVEPFLVASSLTAILAQRLVRRVCPDCRVQYTPTDEELKEITLTRATLKERYGVEKIYRATGCPSCGQNGYRGRTGIYELLLVDETVRQLALKNVDASTIKKAAVASGMKTLLDDGARKIALGETTIAEVLSITQEDL; via the coding sequence ATGAGCCTGCTCGCTGACGCCCCGCTCGCCAAGCCCGCCGACACCGCCACCCAGGTCGTCGCCCACGGTCCCGCCTACCTGTGCGGCCGACCGCTGGGGGAGATCCTCCGCCACACCTGTGGCCTCTCCGAGGAGAAGCTCCAGGAGGCGCTCCAGCTCCAGGCCGAGAAGGGCGGCCGGCTGGGGGAGATCCTGGTGGGCATCAAGGCCCTCGGCGAGGAGGACGTGGCCAAGGCGCTCGGCCTCCAGCTGGACCTGCCCTACCTGGCGCGCATCTTCCTCGAGGAGGTGGACGCGGAGCTCATCAAGCGGGTGCCCATCAACTTCGCCAAGCAGGCGCGCATCCTCCCCCTGTCCGTGGACGGGGACGCGGTGGCCCTGGCCGTGGCGGATCCGCTGGACACCACCGTGCTGGACCATGCGCGGATGCTGCTGGGGCAGAACGTCCACCCGCGCATCGCGCTCGCCTCCACCATCGTGGACGCCATCAACAGCGTCTATGACCGCGCCACCAACGAGGCCGAACAGCTGGTGGACGAGCTGGAGGCGACGGACCTGGACTCGCTCGCCCACGAGCTGGACGAGCCCAAGGACATCCTCGACGCGGAGAGCGACGAGGCGCCCATCATCCGGCTCGTCAACTCCGTGCTCTTCCGCGCCGCCAAGGAGCGCGCCAGCGACATCCACATCGAGCCCATGGAGCGCGAGCTCATGGTGCGCTTCCGCGTGGACGGCGTGCTGCAGGAGATCATCAAGCCGCCCAAGCGCTACCAGAGCGCCATCGTCAGCCGCGTGAAGGTGATGGGGCAGCTGAACATCGCGGAGAAGCGCCTGCCGCAGGACGGCCGCATCCGCATCAAGCTGGCCGGCCGCGACATCGACATCCGTCTGTCCACCATCCCCACCACCTTCGGCGAGCGCATCGTCATGCGCTTGCTGGACAAGAACACCACGCTCTTGGACCTGACCGAGCTGGGCATGGCGGCCCACACGCTCGAGGGCATGGAGCACGTCATCCGCCGCCCGCACGGCATCGTCCTGGTGACGGGCCCCACCGGTAGCGGCAAGACGACCACGCTCTACGGCGCGCTCTCGCGCATCAACACCCCGGACCTCAACATCCTCACCGTCGAGGACCCGGTCGAGTACCAGCTCAAGGGCATCGGCCAGATGGCCATCAGCCCGAAGATCGGCCTCACCTTCGCCCAGGGCCTGCGCTCCTTCCTGCGTCAGGACCCGGACGTCATCATGGTGGGCGAAATCCGCGACAAGGAGACGGCGGAGATCGCCATCCAGGCGTCGCTGACGGGCCACCTGGTGTTCTCCACGGTGCACACCAACGACGCGGCCAGCGCCGTCACCCGTCTGGTGGACATGGGCGTGGAGCCCTTCCTCGTGGCCTCCTCGCTCACGGCCATCCTCGCCCAGCGCCTGGTGCGCCGCGTGTGCCCGGACTGCCGGGTGCAGTACACGCCCACCGACGAGGAGCTCAAGGAGATCACCCTCACCCGCGCGACGCTCAAGGAGCGCTACGGGGTGGAGAAGATCTACAGGGCCACCGGCTGCCCCTCCTGCGGCCAGAACGGCTACCGCGGCCGCACCGGTATCTACGAGCTGCTGCTCGTGGACGAGACCGTGCGCCAGCTGGCCCTCAAGAACGTGGACGCCTCCACCATCAAGAAGGCCGCCGTGGCCAGCGGCATGAAGACGCTGCTGGACGACGGCGCACGCAAGATCGCCCTGGGAGAGACCACCATCGCCGAGGTCCTCAGCATCACCCAGGAGGATCTCTAA